In the genome of Populus trichocarpa isolate Nisqually-1 chromosome 6, P.trichocarpa_v4.1, whole genome shotgun sequence, one region contains:
- the LOC18099973 gene encoding uncharacterized protein LOC18099973 has protein sequence MMSLPFTSLRHRLSWPLILYSATWTSLLTLTVAVASFSPEFAFVLTISSFSQGCEQEGTVRVPLDVPGEVMCLPAHLFKRSPVTDSIVSLLFAALVVAVSAWVVRAMGLWEDDEATL, from the coding sequence ATGATGTCTCTCCCCTTCACATCTCTCCGCCATCGGCTTTCATGGCCTCTGATACTCTATTCTGCTACATGGACGTCTCTCCTAACGCTGACAGTGGCAGTGGCCTCGTTCTCCCCCGAGTTTGCATTTGTATTGACAATATCTTCGTTTTCGCAAGGGTGTGAACAGGAGGGGACTGTTAGAGTTCCACTAGACGTGCCAGGAGAGGTCATGTGCTTGCCCGCTCACCTCTTCAAAAGGTCTCCTGTGACTGATTCCATTGTTTCTCTCCTCTTTGCAGCGCTAGTGGTTGCTGTCTCAGCCTGGGTGGTTCGAGCCATGGGCTTGTGGGAGGACGATGAGGCCACCCTCTAA
- the LOC7487251 gene encoding short-chain dehydrogenase TIC 32 B, chloroplastic: MSFFSLVTGRPGTSGFGSASTAEQVTQGIDASNLTVLITGGASGIGLETTRVLALHKAHVIIAARNMVAANEAKQLILKEDEDARVDVLKLDLSSIKSIREFADNLNSLDLPLNILINNAGIMFCPYQLSEDGIEMQFATNHLGHFLLTNLLLDKMKETARTTGVEGRIVNLSSVAHIHTYKDGIRFNNINDKKRYSDKRAYGQSKLANILHAKELSRRFQEEGVNITANAVHPGLIMTNLFKHSAILMRTLKFFSFFLWKNVPQGAATTCYVALHPSLKGVTGKYYVDCNSLGPSAFARDEALARKLWDFSNKLITSVSKA; this comes from the exons atgagtttctttTCGTTAGTGACAGGAAGGCCTGGTACTAGTGGGTTTGGATCAGCTTCTACTGCTGAGCAGGTTACACAGGGGATCGATGCTTCCAATCTTACTGTCCTTATCACTG GTGGAGCAAGTGGAATTGGTTTGGAGACGACAAGAGTGCTGGCTTTACATAAAGCCCATGTCATTATTGCTGCCAGGAACATGGTTGCTGCAAACGAAGCTAAACAACTTATTCTTAAAGAGGATGAAGATGCCCGTGTTGATGTCCTAAAACTTGATCTGTCCTCTATCAAATCCATTAGAGAATTCGCTGATAACTTAAATTCTCTCGATCTGCCTCTCAACATCTTAAT tAACAATGCTGGCATCATGTTTTGCCCCTACCAGCTCTCAGAAGATGGAATAGAGATGCAATTTGCCACAAATCACCTGG GTCATTTTCTCTTGACAAATCTGCTCCTTGACAAAATGAAAGAGACCGCAAGAACCACCGGTGTCGAGGGGAGGATTGTGAATTTGTCATCAGTTGCCCACATTCACACTTACAAAGATGGGATCCGGttcaataatattaatgacAAGAAGAG ATATTCTGACAAAAGGGCTTATGGCCAATCCAAGTTGGCAAACATACTGCATGCCAAAGAGCTTTCCCGTCGCTTTCAG GAAGAGGGTGTGAACATTACTGCAAATGCAGTCCATCCAGGGTTGATTATGACAAATCTCTTCAAACACTCTGCAATTTTAATGA GAACTTTGAAGTTCTTTTCGTTTTTCTTATGGAAGAACGTGCCTCAG GGGGCAGCCACAACATGCTACGTCGCGTTGCACCCGAGCTTGAAAGGTGTTACCGGTAAATACTATGTGGACTGCAATAGCTTGGGGCCCAGTGCATTTGCTAGAGATGAAGCATTGGCAAGGAAACTGTGGGACTTCAGCAACAAGCTGATTACTTCTGTTTCAAAagcttga